A stretch of Salvelinus alpinus chromosome 4, SLU_Salpinus.1, whole genome shotgun sequence DNA encodes these proteins:
- the LOC139572592 gene encoding serine/threonine-protein kinase pim-3-like: MTRSSQEVLSPVPKSSDQGWGLNGGGRRKRKRSGFHNAKTASPDLECSGSKEPKAFQEIFAVPAPHAPKVLCRRTGNVSQRCNAVTSRAWAPGREGWMEPVGHGPALNQTQGPWPLCLVGAKDDCPSTSRPKATKRHRKARLEKLYVKGPLLGKGGYGSVYAGTRKSDGMPVAIKYVSKAQAEEELDIPGQEGPLPLEVALMKQVNVAPQCPYIMQLLEWFDQPSRYIMVLERPEPCQDLIAFCQDRGGTMSEGLARQVMVQLLRALNHCSERGVLHRDVKPENLLIQTDSQHVKLFDFGCGDLLKNTAYKDFAGTLEYTPPEWFLHRQYLAGPATVWSVGITLYNLICGFLPFSTIRETIKGRVRFTKGLSPECRQLIRWCLSTKAADRPTMEQIQLHPWLL; this comes from the exons ATGACTCGTAGCTCCCAGGAAGTTCTCTCTCCAG TCCCCAAAAGCTCTGACCAGGGTTGGGGTCTGAATGGAGGCGGCAGGCGGAAGAGGAAAAGGTCTGGGTTCCACAACGCCAAAACTGCTTCCCCCGACTTAGAATGTAGCGGGTCCAAGGAGCCAAAGGCTTTCCAGGAGATATTTGCTGTGCCGGCTCCCCATGCACCCAAGGTCCTGTGCCGGCGTACAGGGAATGTTAGCCAGAGATGCAACGCTGTGACCTCCAGGGCCTGGGCCCCAGGCAGGGAGGGTTGGATGGAGCCTGTAGGCCATGGTCCAGCCCTGAACCAGACTCAAGGCCCCTGGCCACTGTGCCTGGTGGGGGCAAAAGATGACTGCCCCTCCACTTCCCGCCCTAAAGCCACTAAACGCCACCGCAAAG CCCGGCTGGAAAAGCTGTATGTAAAGGGGCCGTTGCTGGGGAAAGGGGGCTATGGCTCTGTCTATGCAGGGACCCGCAAATCAGACGGCATGCCG GTAGCCATCAAGTATGTGTCCAAGGCCCAAGCTGAGGAGGAGCTGGACATT cctgGGCAAGAAGGGCCCCTGCCCCTGGAGGTGGCGTTGATGAAGCAGGTGAACGTGGCGCCACAGTGTCCCTACATCATGCAGCTGCTGGAGTGGTTTGACCAGCCATCGCGCTACATCATGGTGCTGGAGCGCCCCGAGCCCTGCCAGGACCTTATCGCCTTCTGCCAGGACCGGGGAGGCACCATGAGCGAGGGCTTAGCGCGCCAggtgatggtgcagctgttgaggGCGCTGAACCACTGCAGCGAGCGAGGGGTCCTGCACCGGGACGTCAAGCCAGAGAACCTGCTGATCCAGACTGACTCGCAGCACGTCAAGCTGTTCGACTTTGGCTGTGGAGACCTGCTGAAGAATACGGCCTACAAGGACTTTGCAG GCACCCTGGAGTACACCCCTCCAGAGTGGTTCCTACATAGACAGTACCTGGCAGGCCCAGCTACTGTCTGGTCGGTGGGCATCACCCTCTACAACCTGATATGTGGCTTCCTGCCCTTCAGCACCATCCGAGAGACCATCAAGGGCCGCGTGCGCTTCACCAAGGGACTGTCCCCCG AGTGCCGTCAGCTGATTCGCTGGTGCCTGAGCACTAAGGCAGCGGACCGACCAACCATGGAGCAGATCCAGCTCCATCCCTGGCTCCTGTGA